A single genomic interval of Danio aesculapii chromosome 5, fDanAes4.1, whole genome shotgun sequence harbors:
- the gpr83 gene encoding G-protein coupled receptor 83 produces the protein MTFRNTTVDLFSQFYILQNFSTFFNFSLDSMYDRGSNYESESHRPTIRALLIVAYSVIIIISLFGNVVVCHVVIKNKRMHSVTSLFIMNLAIADILITLLNTPFTLVRFVYSTWVFGKAMCHVSRFAQYCSVHVSVLTLVAIAIDRHQVVMHPMKQRMSRLQGIAWIGVIWVMGSCFSLPHAIYQKLLRFEFGNNRVRMVCWPSFPHPSDLFWKYLDLASFVLLYVLPLAIISISYLVVAKKVWFQNAVGDVTLAQSAAQRRRKKTTLKMLIAVVAVFAVCWFPLNCYIVLLSSKVIQANNAVYFTFHWLAMSSTCYNPFIYCWLNHSFRAELRALPLIGRIAKGNAIQQS, from the exons ATGACGTTCAGAAACACCACTGTGGATTTATTCTCGCAGTTTTACATCTTGCAGAATTTTTCCACGTTTTTTAATTTCTCCCTGGACTCGATGTACGACAGAGGATCGAATTACGAGTCTGAATCCCACAGACCGACCATCAGAGCGCTGCTCATCGTCGCGTATTCCGTTATCATCATCATCTCGCTTTTCGGAAACGTGGTTGTTTGTCACGTTGTTATTAAGAATAAACGGATGCACTCAGTGACAAGTTTGTTCATTATGAATTTAGCCATTGCTGACATTCTCATAACTCTCCTCAACACGCCTTTTACTCTG GTTCGGTTTGTTTACAGCACATGGGTGTTTGGGAAGGCGATGTGCCATGTGAGCCGCTTTGCACAGTATTGTTCTGTCCATGTCTCTGTTCTCACACTGGTCGCCATTGCCATTGACAGACACCAG GTAGTGATGCATCCAATGAAGCAGCGGATGTCTCGGCTTCAGGGCATTGCCTGGATCGGCGTCATCTGGGTCATGGGCTCCTGCTTCTCTCTACCTCACGCCATCTACCAAAAACTGCTGCGCTTTGAATTTGG CAATAACAGAGTGCGGATGGTTTGCTGGCCCAGTTTTCCTCATCCCTCCGATCTCTTCTGGAAGTATCTGGATCTTGCCTCATTTGTCCTCCTCTACGTATTGCCTTTAGCGATTATCTCCATATCATATCTTGTGGTGGCCAAGAAGGTTTGGTTCCAGAATGCTGTTGGTGACGTTACACTGGCTCAGTCAGCCGCTCAGCGCAGGAGGAAGAAAACCACTTTGAAGATGCTGATTGCAGTGGTGGCCGTGTTTGCCGTCTGCTGGTTTCCTCTAAACTGCTACATCGTGCTGCTGTCAAGTAAAGTAATCCAGGCTAACAATGCTGTGTATTTTACTTTCCACTGGCTGGCCATGAGCTCTACCTGCTATAACCCTTTTATATACTGCTGGCTCAATCACAGCTTTCGAGCAGAACTCCGAGCTCTGCCTTTGATTGGACGTATAGCCAAAGGCAATGCCATCCAGCAATCCTAA